The genomic region GTACTGCGCTCCGCCGTCTTCCGCCGCGCTCCAGCAGGCGTGATTCAGACCCAGCATGGTGGCCCGCACCTTGCTCGGGTCAAGGCCCGCCAGTTCCGCGATTTCACGGGGAAACACGATGGGACCTTCGCACAGCGACACCACCTTGATAGGAGAGTGGTCGGCCACCGCCTGCGCCACGATATTGACGGGGTTGGTGTAATTAAACAGTGTGGCGTCCGGGCAGACCGCTTCCATATCGGCCACCAGCTCTTTTGCGACCGCGATGGCCCGAATCGACATGAAGAAGCCGCCCGCGCCCTGGGTTTCCTGCCCGATGGCTCCATGACTCAGCGGAATACGCTCGTCCTGATAGCGGGCTTCGAAGCCGCCCGGACGATAGCTCGACAGCACGCCTTCGCAGTCGGCAAGCGCGGCGCGGCGGTCGGTGGTGGCAGATATTTTCATATCGACACCCTGGACCTCGATCATGCGGGCAGCAAGGCGGCGCACCAGTTCGAGCCTGTCCGGGTCGAGGTCC from Deinococcus ruber harbors:
- a CDS encoding family 4 glycosyl hydrolase, whose translation is DLDPDRLELVRRLAARMIEVQGVDMKISATTDRRAALADCEGVLSSYRPGGFEARYQDERIPLSHGAIGQETQGAGGFFMSIRAIAVAKELVADMEAVCPDATLFNYTNPVNIVAQAVADHSPIKVVSLCEGPIVFPREIAELAGLDPSKVRATMLGLNHACWSAAEDGGAQY